One genomic window of Actinoalloteichus hoggarensis includes the following:
- a CDS encoding ABC transporter substrate-binding protein: MTRASRPPIVHLGQATALRPLDRRRFLSGLGIGALALGVVGCASGDAEGGGATDGETRPVEHPLGHSELPAEPRRIVSLDPGAGLQVALEHGVPLVASATLASEPSVPAYLPRPAAPFEQFGFNQADPERVSGFEPDLIVGHVPSLREDYELYSGITTTVSYANSASGAEWEDACLTVADYYGVRAEQQQRVDEFHERADAFAQTHGDTLAGLRVALLRFTTDELRIVTDSVIFGSRILTRAGVRLTESSAISGPEETYVSVTPEQVSRLEDADVLLYFGGGGAYEEGNVTSAFTTYTEGTLWGRLPAVESGRVFEVSQTTWWDGYSTSAAHAALDDLEKIVEQLA; encoded by the coding sequence GTGACCAGAGCATCCCGGCCGCCGATCGTCCACCTCGGACAGGCGACGGCCCTCCGACCGCTGGACCGACGCCGATTCCTGTCGGGGCTGGGGATCGGGGCCCTCGCCCTCGGCGTCGTGGGCTGCGCGTCCGGGGACGCCGAGGGCGGCGGCGCGACGGACGGCGAGACCCGCCCGGTCGAGCATCCGCTCGGCCACAGCGAGCTGCCCGCCGAGCCCCGTCGCATCGTCTCGCTCGATCCGGGGGCCGGGCTGCAGGTCGCGTTGGAGCACGGGGTGCCGCTGGTGGCCTCGGCGACGTTGGCGAGCGAACCGTCGGTGCCCGCCTACCTGCCGAGGCCTGCCGCGCCCTTCGAGCAGTTCGGCTTCAATCAGGCCGACCCCGAGCGTGTCTCGGGCTTCGAGCCGGATCTGATCGTGGGGCACGTCCCCAGCCTGCGCGAGGACTACGAGCTGTACTCGGGAATCACGACGACCGTCTCCTACGCGAACTCGGCGAGCGGCGCCGAGTGGGAGGACGCCTGCCTGACCGTCGCCGACTACTACGGCGTCCGAGCCGAGCAGCAGCAGCGCGTCGACGAGTTCCACGAGCGGGCGGACGCCTTCGCCCAGACCCACGGGGACACGCTGGCGGGCCTGCGGGTGGCGTTGCTGCGATTCACCACCGACGAGCTGCGCATCGTCACCGACTCCGTGATCTTCGGCTCGCGAATCCTGACGCGTGCGGGCGTCCGGCTCACCGAGTCGAGCGCGATCAGCGGCCCGGAGGAGACCTACGTGTCCGTGACCCCGGAGCAGGTCTCCCGGTTGGAGGACGCCGACGTGCTCCTCTACTTCGGAGGCGGCGGCGCCTACGAGGAGGGCAACGTGACCAGCGCCTTCACCACCTACACCGAAGGGACGCTGTGGGGCAGGCTCCCCGCCGTGGAGTCCGGGCGGGTGTTCGAGGTGTCGCAGACGACCTGGTGGGACGGCTACTCGACGTCGGCGGCGCACGCGGCGCTGGACGACCTCGAGAAGATCGTCGAACAGCTCGCCTGA
- a CDS encoding FecCD family ABC transporter permease, with protein sequence MTTSSPHRRVTDAETVTDAETTTAAAEAMAGAEARARDAVVEVPTSRRTLRPAHERWSVRFDPRAVAVGLGLTALLVLLTAALIATGDRAFTLAEVASLVIGQGGPPGGEFVVHTLRLPRALTAVLVGAALGVAGAVLQSVSRNALGSPDVIGFSSGAATGAVVQIVLFGGSAAAVAGGALVGALVASAIVYAAAYRRGILGGRLVVVGVAVSALLAACNQYLVVRAELTEAHRAMVWLAGSLTARTWDHVWLVLPAVALLIPAAIMLGRRLTLLEMGEDLAVALGVPSARTRLLLLLIAVGLTATATAAAGPIAFVALAAPHLARALTRSADGVLVTAGLTGAVLLVGADLLGQRLFAPSPVPVGLITGVVGGCYLVVLLMRAGGGASR encoded by the coding sequence ATGACGACCAGCAGTCCACACCGCCGCGTGACCGACGCCGAGACGGTGACCGACGCCGAGACCACGACCGCCGCCGCCGAAGCCATGGCGGGCGCCGAGGCTCGGGCGCGCGACGCCGTCGTCGAGGTGCCGACGTCGCGACGCACCCTGCGGCCCGCCCACGAACGATGGTCGGTCCGCTTCGATCCGAGGGCCGTCGCGGTGGGCCTCGGATTGACGGCGCTGCTCGTGCTGCTCACGGCGGCGCTGATCGCCACCGGCGACCGGGCCTTCACCCTCGCCGAGGTCGCCTCCCTGGTCATCGGCCAGGGCGGCCCGCCCGGCGGCGAGTTCGTGGTGCACACCCTGCGGCTGCCCAGGGCGCTCACCGCCGTGCTCGTCGGCGCGGCGCTGGGCGTCGCGGGCGCGGTCCTCCAGAGCGTCTCCCGCAACGCCCTGGGCAGCCCGGACGTGATCGGCTTCAGCAGTGGCGCCGCCACCGGAGCGGTCGTGCAGATCGTGCTCTTCGGCGGAAGCGCGGCGGCCGTCGCGGGCGGCGCGCTCGTCGGGGCGCTCGTCGCCTCGGCGATCGTCTACGCGGCTGCCTATCGGCGCGGCATTCTCGGCGGCAGGCTGGTGGTGGTCGGCGTCGCGGTCTCGGCCCTGCTGGCCGCCTGCAACCAGTACCTCGTCGTGCGGGCCGAGCTCACCGAGGCGCATCGGGCGATGGTGTGGCTGGCCGGCAGCCTCACCGCGCGCACCTGGGATCACGTCTGGCTGGTGCTGCCCGCCGTGGCGCTGCTGATCCCGGCGGCGATCATGCTCGGCAGGCGGCTGACGTTGCTGGAGATGGGCGAGGACCTCGCCGTCGCTCTGGGCGTCCCGTCGGCCAGAACCCGGCTGCTGCTGCTCCTCATCGCGGTCGGCCTCACCGCCACGGCGACCGCCGCCGCGGGCCCCATCGCCTTCGTCGCCTTGGCCGCACCGCATCTGGCCAGGGCACTCACCCGGTCGGCGGACGGCGTGCTGGTCACCGCAGGTCTGACCGGCGCGGTGCTGCTCGTCGGCGCCGATCTGCTCGGCCAACGGCTCTTCGCCCCGTCGCCGGTCCCGGTCGGGCTGATCACCGGCGTGGTCGGCGGCTGCTACCTCGTCGTGCTGCTGATGCGGGCCGGAGGCGGGGCCTCGCGTTAG
- a CDS encoding FecCD family ABC transporter permease, with protein MPPEPPPSRAEDPPFVGPSSSGTDARSTGAAEEARSPETVFSAPRRLLVPLAVVAASAVAVLLSLLVGSESVPAAEVLRVLWQDDQSQAAVIVHELRVPRTLLGLGVGLALGLAGALMQSLTRNPLADPGILGVNAGAAAGMMFAVAVLGLRSFLSYVWLAFLGAGLAAVLVYLAAARGGGATPVRLALVGTALGTALGSATQLVVFLDPAAFDEYRFWVVGDIAGRDPDVLRLLLPFLVVGVALTFALAPTLNVLALGEDAGRALGARVGRTRLLAALAVLLLAGAATAAAGPVGFVGLAVPHLARRFAGTDQRRLFAYAAVIGPVLVLIADVVGRVIIAPAELQVSVVAAVIGAPFLIALVRRRRLPGL; from the coding sequence TTGCCGCCCGAGCCTCCCCCGAGCCGGGCCGAGGACCCGCCGTTCGTCGGGCCGTCGTCGTCCGGGACCGACGCGCGTTCGACGGGTGCTGCCGAAGAGGCCCGCTCGCCCGAGACGGTGTTCTCGGCACCGCGCCGGCTGCTCGTTCCGCTCGCCGTCGTCGCGGCGTCGGCGGTCGCCGTCCTGCTCAGCCTGCTGGTCGGCTCCGAGTCGGTGCCCGCCGCCGAGGTGCTGCGGGTGCTCTGGCAGGACGACCAGTCGCAGGCCGCGGTCATCGTCCACGAGCTTCGGGTGCCCCGAACCCTGCTCGGTCTGGGGGTCGGGCTGGCGCTGGGGCTGGCAGGTGCGCTCATGCAGTCGCTGACCCGGAATCCGTTGGCGGATCCGGGCATCCTCGGTGTCAACGCGGGCGCCGCCGCCGGGATGATGTTCGCCGTCGCGGTGCTCGGCCTGCGCAGCTTCCTCTCCTACGTCTGGCTCGCCTTCCTCGGCGCGGGGCTGGCCGCGGTCCTGGTGTATCTGGCGGCGGCGCGCGGCGGCGGCGCGACCCCCGTCCGACTCGCGCTGGTGGGCACCGCGCTGGGCACGGCACTCGGCTCGGCCACCCAACTGGTGGTGTTCCTCGACCCGGCGGCCTTCGACGAGTACCGGTTCTGGGTGGTCGGCGACATCGCGGGTCGCGACCCCGACGTCCTCCGGCTGCTCCTGCCGTTCCTGGTCGTCGGCGTCGCGCTGACCTTCGCGCTCGCGCCGACGCTCAACGTGCTGGCGCTCGGCGAGGACGCCGGTCGGGCTCTGGGCGCCCGGGTCGGCCGGACCCGGCTGCTGGCCGCGCTGGCGGTACTGCTGCTGGCCGGGGCCGCCACGGCCGCCGCGGGCCCGGTCGGCTTCGTCGGCCTGGCCGTGCCGCACCTGGCCCGGCGCTTCGCCGGGACGGATCAACGGCGGCTCTTCGCCTACGCGGCGGTCATCGGCCCGGTGCTCGTACTGATCGCCGACGTCGTCGGCCGGGTGATCATCGCGCCGGCGGAGCTCCAGGTGAGCGTCGTGGCGGCGGTGATCGGAGCCCCGTTCCTCATCGCCCTGGTCCGACGGAGGAGGCTGCCCGGCCTATGA
- a CDS encoding putative quinol monooxygenase produces the protein MLIISGRLYVEPRHRDPYLNRVTDFLVRTRAKPGCVDFVMAADPVEPGRINLLEVWESQEHLTAHQATANPPEPMPTVLRDEVRLYQISAVGPVFG, from the coding sequence GTGCTGATCATCTCCGGGCGGTTATACGTCGAGCCGCGACACCGAGACCCCTATCTGAACCGTGTCACGGACTTCCTCGTCCGAACTCGCGCCAAACCCGGCTGCGTCGACTTCGTCATGGCCGCCGATCCGGTCGAGCCGGGGCGCATCAACCTTCTCGAGGTGTGGGAGTCCCAGGAACACCTCACCGCGCACCAGGCGACCGCGAATCCGCCGGAACCGATGCCGACGGTGCTGCGGGACGAGGTGCGGCTGTATCAGATCAGCGCGGTCGGCCCGGTCTTCGGCTGA